One Cupriavidus pauculus genomic window, CCGCGTTCGTGATGGACGAGCCGCTGCTCTACGGCGAGCGCACCAAGGCCAAGAACGCGAACGACTGGGTCGTCGCGGGCGAGCCGCTGCAGGTGGAGAACTACGCGTGCATGTTCCGCAAGGACGATGCCTCGTTCAAGGCGCTGGCCGATGGCGTGGTCGCGGACCTGCAGAAGAGCGGTCGCGCCGAGAAGCTCTACAACAAGTGGTTCATGCAGCCGGTGCCCCCGCGCGGCATCAACCTGAACTACCCGCTGTCGGACGACATGAAGGCGCTGTTCGCGTCGCCGAACGACAAGGCGTATCAATAACGTATCGATCGCGATCCGCAACCGGTCCAAAGTGCTATGGCGGTTATATAGCCATGATGGATCGTTATTTCTCTTTCGATAGCGTTTGCGGTAGTGTTGCGTGCGTTATAGGCTCGATGTGATCCTGTGACGCACCATAACTACAGCACGACTACCTGATACTGGAGAAACTATGCGATCGATTCGAACGGGACTGCTCTCGTCCCTGCTGGCCGTGGCACTGGCCGCGGGCGCCGCGCTGACGGCCACGGCGGCAAGTGCCGCCGACCTGCTGGACTCGGTGAAACAGGCCGGCGTGCTGAAGATCGGCATCGAGGGCACCTATCCCCCGTTCGGCTACCGTGGCGCGAAGAACGAGCTCGAAGGCTTCGACGTGGATGTCGCGCGCGCCGTGGCGGCCAAGCTCGGCGTCAAGCCCGAGTTCGTGACCACCGAATGGAGCGCGATCATTGCCGGCCTGCAGGCCGGCAAGTTCGACATCATCGTCAATCAGGTCTCGGTCACGCCCCAGCGCAAGCAGGCGCTCGATTTCTCGACGCCTTACGTCTACTCGGCCGCGCAGCTGATCCAGCGCAAGGACGACAAGCGCGAGTTCAAGTCGCTCGAGGACCTCAAGGGCCACAAGCTCGGCGTCAGCCTGGGCAGCAATTACAACGACCTCGCCAAGTCGGTGCCCGGTATCGACGTGAAGACGTACCCGGGCGCGCCCGAGTATCTGCGTGACCTGGCCTCGGAGCGCGTGGATGCGGCGCTCAACGATCGTCTGATGGTCAATTACCTGATCAAGAACGCCAACCTGCCGCTGCGGCCGGGCGCGGTCGTGGCCGGTGCCAGCTCGGAAGTCGCGATTCCGTTCCGCAAGGACAATCCGAAGTTCGCGCAGGCCATCGACAAGGCGCTGGACGACCTGCGCAAGGACGGCACGCTCGCCAGGCTGTCCACCAAGTGGTTCGGCTCCGATGTGACGAAGGCCGCAAAGTAATTTTCAAAGATTGGCAGGCCCTCCCATCGCGGCAGCGGGGGAGGGCCTTGTTGCATCCGCGCGTCGAGTATGATCGCGGCAATCGCCACGCGCGTCCCCCGTTTCTGCCCCCAAGCCCATGTCAGCTCTCACGCTTGTCACCGATTCGTTGCCGATCCTGCTACAGGGGGCACTGCTCACGCTCAAGTTCGCCGTGCTGTCGATGATTTTCGGGCTGACCATCGGCGTGGTGGTCGCGCTCATGGGCATCAGCCATTCGAAGATCCTCAACGGAATGGCGCGCACGTACGTCAGCATCATGCGCGGCACGCCGCTGCTCGTGCAGATCTTCGTCGTGTATTACGGCCTGCCCGGCGTCGGCATCGCGCTGGAACCCACGCCCGCGGGCGTGCTCACGCTGAGCCTCAACGTGGGCGCGTATCTGTCGGAAAGCATGCGCGGCGCGATTCTCGGGATTTCGCGCGGCCAATGGATGGCGGCGTACAGCCTCGGCCTCACGCGCGCGCAGACGCTGCGCTACGTGGTCGGCCCGCAGGCGCTGCGGCTGGCCGTGCCGAGTCTCTCGAACAGCCTGATCAGCCTGATCAAGGACACGTCGCTGGTTTCGGTGATCACCGTGACGGAACTGCTGCGCACCGCGCAGGAAATCATCGCGGCCACCTATCAGCCGCTGCCGCTCTATCTGGCCGTTGCGGCCATCTACTGGGTGCTCAGCACGGCGTTGTCGTTCCTGCAGCGCGGCCTCGAGCGACGGTTGTCGCTGCCGGGCCGCCACTGACAGGAACGGAGGGCGGGGACCGCTCAGCCCTCGGTGATGCGCTTCTCGATATGGCCGAGCGCTTCCTCGACCTGATCCACGAGGATCAGGCACAGGTCGCCCGGCTGCAGCGCGGCCAGTCCGGTATCGATGGCGAGGAACTCGCCGCGGATCTCGTCCACATGGCTCGTGCGCTGCGCGCCCTGCAGGCCTTCGCGCAGCAGGGCCAGCACTTCGCCGTCTTCACGGCCGCGCTGGCACTGGTCCTGATAGAGCACCACGTTGTCGAACACGCCGCCGAGGATCTGCGTCTGACGGCGGATATCCTCGTCGCGCCGGTCGCCGGCACCGCTGATCACGACCACGCGGCGCCCGGCCGGGATCGATTCCACCGCATTGCACAGCGCCTGGATCGCGTCGGGATTGTGACCGTAGTCGGCAATCAGCGTCGCGCCCTTGTAGTCGAACACGTTGAAGCGTCCCGGCGCGGTGGCCGCGTCGTTGACGAACGTGGCCAGGCCGCGGCGGATGACCGCCCAGTCGATGCCGAGCGCCCAGGCGGCGGCAACCGACGACATCGCGTTCTCGACCTGGAAGCCGATGCTGCCGTTGCGCGTGAGCGGAATGTCCGCCAGCGCGATGCGCACCTGCGTCTCGCCTTCGGACGCGACGATTTCCGCGCCTTCGACGAACACGACGCGGCGGCCCTGCGCGCGATGGAGCGCCATCGTCGGCAGGTTCGGGTCGTGCGCGAAGAACGTCACCGTGCCCGGGCAGGCATCGGCCATGCGCGCGACCATCGGATCGGCCGCGTTGAGCACGGCCATGCCGTGCGGCGCGACGTTCTGCACGATCACGCTCTTGAGCACCGCGAGGTCTTCCACCGTGCTGATGTACGACAGGCCAAGGTGATCGCCTTCCCCGACGTTGGTCACCACGGCCACGTCGCAGCGGTCGAACGCAAGACCTTCGCGCAGCAGGCCGCCGCGCGCGGTTTCGAACACGGCCGCATCCACGTCGGGATGCACCAGCACGTTGCGCGCGCTGCGCGGGCCGCTGCAGTCGCCGGTGTCGATGCGCTCGCCCTGGATATACACGCCGTCGGTTCCGGTCATGCCCATGCGCAGGCCGCTGGTTGCCAGCAGATGCGTGATCAGGCGGACCGTCGTGGTCTTGCCGTTCGTGCCCGAGACCGCGACGACCGGAATGCGGCCGTCGTCGCCATCGGCGAACATCGTCGAGATGATGGCTTCGCCCACCGCGCGGCCCTTGCCGTACGACGGCTGCAGGTGCATGCGCAGGCCGGGGGCCGCGTTCACTTCCACGATGCCGCCGGCCTGTTCCTCGAACGGCTTGAGCATCGTCTCGCACACCGCATCCACGCCGCAGATATCGAGCCCGACCATCTGCGCGGCCGCCACCGCGCGCGCGGCGATGTCCGGGTGGACGTCGTCGGTCACGTCGGTCGCGCTGCCGCCGGTGGAGAGGTTCGCGTTGTTGCGCAGGACCACGCGCGTGCCGTTGGCCGGCACCGATTCCGCGGTCAGGCCCTGCTTGGCGAGCACGGCCAGCGCGATATCGTCGAAGCGGATCTTGGTCAGCGACGTCGCATGGCCTTCGCCACGGCGCGGGTCGCGGTTCACGGTTTCCACGAGCTGGCGAACGGTATGGACGCCATCGCCGATCACCTGGGGCGGATCGCGGCGCGCGGCGGCCACGAGGTGCTTGCCCACCACGAGCAGGCGGAAGTCGTGGCCAGGGATGTAGCGCTCGACGATCACGTCGGACGAGATATCGGAGGCCACCTCGTAGGCGGTCATCACTTCCTCGCGCGTGCGGATGCGCACGGCCACGCCCTTGCCCTGGTTGCCGTCGCGCGGCTTCACCACGACGGGCGCGTCGATCTCCTGCGCGGCGGTCCACGCTTCCTCGGCGCTGCGCACCGAACGGCCGCGCGGCACCGGCACGCCTGCCGCATGCAGCAGGCTCTTGGTCAGTTCCTTGTCCTGCGCGATGGACTCGGCCACGGCGCTCGTCAGATCGGTCTCGGCGGCCTGGATGCGGCGCTGCTTGCTGCCCCAGCCGAACTGCACCATCGAGCCCTGCGTCAGGCGGCGGTACGGAATGCCGCGTGCCACGGCCGCGTAGACGATCGAACCCGTGCTCGGGCCCAGGCGCACGTCCTCGTCCAGTTCACGCAGGCGGTGCAGCGCGTCCTCGAGGTCGAACGGGGCATCGTCGCGCGCGGCAAGAATCAGTTGCTCGGCCAGCGAGAACGCGAGGCGGCCCACGTCCTCCTCGCTGTACTCGACGACCACCTGATAGGTGCCGGGCTCGACGGTCGGCGCGGTGTTGCTGAACGTGACCGGGCAGCCCGCGGCGGCCTGCAGCCGCAGCGCGGCCACTTCGAGCGCGTGCGCCATCGAGGGGGAGCCGGCTTCGTCGTCGGGCCGCAGCGGACCGATGGCCGGGAAGCGCGCGCGCAGGCGGTCTTCGAAACCGGGCAGCTCGGCCAGCAGGTGCGAGGCGTCGGAGCACGCCACGATCGCTTCGATCGCGGTATGCCGGCACCAGAGATTCGGGCCACGCAGGGCCCGGATGCGAGAGACTTCCATAGAATCGCTTATCCGTTGTTC contains:
- the cphA gene encoding cyanophycin synthetase translates to MEVSRIRALRGPNLWCRHTAIEAIVACSDASHLLAELPGFEDRLRARFPAIGPLRPDDEAGSPSMAHALEVAALRLQAAAGCPVTFSNTAPTVEPGTYQVVVEYSEEDVGRLAFSLAEQLILAARDDAPFDLEDALHRLRELDEDVRLGPSTGSIVYAAVARGIPYRRLTQGSMVQFGWGSKQRRIQAAETDLTSAVAESIAQDKELTKSLLHAAGVPVPRGRSVRSAEEAWTAAQEIDAPVVVKPRDGNQGKGVAVRIRTREEVMTAYEVASDISSDVIVERYIPGHDFRLLVVGKHLVAAARRDPPQVIGDGVHTVRQLVETVNRDPRRGEGHATSLTKIRFDDIALAVLAKQGLTAESVPANGTRVVLRNNANLSTGGSATDVTDDVHPDIAARAVAAAQMVGLDICGVDAVCETMLKPFEEQAGGIVEVNAAPGLRMHLQPSYGKGRAVGEAIISTMFADGDDGRIPVVAVSGTNGKTTTVRLITHLLATSGLRMGMTGTDGVYIQGERIDTGDCSGPRSARNVLVHPDVDAAVFETARGGLLREGLAFDRCDVAVVTNVGEGDHLGLSYISTVEDLAVLKSVIVQNVAPHGMAVLNAADPMVARMADACPGTVTFFAHDPNLPTMALHRAQGRRVVFVEGAEIVASEGETQVRIALADIPLTRNGSIGFQVENAMSSVAAAWALGIDWAVIRRGLATFVNDAATAPGRFNVFDYKGATLIADYGHNPDAIQALCNAVESIPAGRRVVVISGAGDRRDEDIRRQTQILGGVFDNVVLYQDQCQRGREDGEVLALLREGLQGAQRTSHVDEIRGEFLAIDTGLAALQPGDLCLILVDQVEEALGHIEKRITEG
- a CDS encoding transporter substrate-binding domain-containing protein, producing MRSIRTGLLSSLLAVALAAGAALTATAASAADLLDSVKQAGVLKIGIEGTYPPFGYRGAKNELEGFDVDVARAVAAKLGVKPEFVTTEWSAIIAGLQAGKFDIIVNQVSVTPQRKQALDFSTPYVYSAAQLIQRKDDKREFKSLEDLKGHKLGVSLGSNYNDLAKSVPGIDVKTYPGAPEYLRDLASERVDAALNDRLMVNYLIKNANLPLRPGAVVAGASSEVAIPFRKDNPKFAQAIDKALDDLRKDGTLARLSTKWFGSDVTKAAK
- a CDS encoding amino acid ABC transporter permease; this translates as MSALTLVTDSLPILLQGALLTLKFAVLSMIFGLTIGVVVALMGISHSKILNGMARTYVSIMRGTPLLVQIFVVYYGLPGVGIALEPTPAGVLTLSLNVGAYLSESMRGAILGISRGQWMAAYSLGLTRAQTLRYVVGPQALRLAVPSLSNSLISLIKDTSLVSVITVTELLRTAQEIIAATYQPLPLYLAVAAIYWVLSTALSFLQRGLERRLSLPGRH